Proteins found in one Triticum aestivum cultivar Chinese Spring chromosome 4D, IWGSC CS RefSeq v2.1, whole genome shotgun sequence genomic segment:
- the LOC123098924 gene encoding aspartic proteinase nepenthesin-1 has translation MKHMIALQLLPYVLFLTVLLAMSATSHAAALRLDLTHADSGRGFTRGELLRRMAARSRARINSRWSPPGRGANAHAVTVPAARGTVGKEDFNSEYLIHFGIGTPRPQHVALTLDTGSDLIWTQCFCQVCFPQPFPELDTSASGTAHGVSCFDPLCAQGGFSLSGCAVGDNSCFYTDSYGDNSVTTGKLYEDTFTFQQAPNGKAAVVPNLRFGCGMFNTGNFGSNESGIAGFGRGALSLPSQLKIGRFSHCFTTIVESRPSPAFLGTPDNLEAHSTGPIQSTPLVRNPESNHYYLSLKGITVGKRRLPFDASAFALKGDGSGGTIIDSGSALTSVPEAVYQSLVEAFESQVPLPVNKNNTDEHDGLLCFTVSPKKKETAMPKLILHLEGAEWELPRENYVLYTEEDGLCVVISSAGEDSRSLIGNFQQQNTHIIYDLEHNMLVFVPARCDKL, from the coding sequence ATGAAGCACATGATAGCGTTGCAGCTTTTACCCTACGTTCTCTTCCTAACGGTCTTGCTAGCCATGTCGGCGACCAGCCACGCGGCGGCCCTGCGTCTCGACCTCACGCACGCCGACAGCGGCCGCGGCTTCACCAGGGGCGAGCTCCTCCGCCGGATGGCCGCTCGGTCACGTGCCCGCATAAACAGCCGGTGGTCACCACCCGGCCGTGGCGCCAACGCCCACGCGGTGACGGTGCCCGCGGCCCGCGGCACCGTCGGCAAAGAGGACTTTAACTCCGAGTACCTCATCCACTTTGGCATCGGCACGCCGCGCCCGCAGCATGTGGCGCTGACGCTCGACACCGGCAGCGACCTCATCTGGACGCAGTGCTTCTGCCAGGTCTGCTTCCCGCAGCCGTTCCCAGAGCTGGACACCTCCGCCTCCGGCACAGCCCACGGCGTCTCCTGCTTCGACCCCCTGTGCGCGCAGGGGGGCTTCTCGCTCTCCGGGTGCGCCGTCGGCGACAACTCCTGCTTCTACACCGACTCCTACGGTGACAACTCGGTCACGACGGGGAAGCTGTACGAAGACACCTTCACCTTCCAACAGGCGCCCAACGGCAAGGCCGCCGTCGTGCCCAACCTCCGCTTTGGTTGCGGCATGTTCAACACCGGCAACTTCGGATCAAACGAGTCCGGCATCGCCGGCTTCGGCCGCGGGGCATTGTCTCTGCCGTCACAACTCAAGATCGGCAGGTTCTCCCACTGCTTCACCACCATCGTGGAGTCCAGGCCCAGCCCCGCGTTCCTGGGCACGCCGGACAACCTCGAAGCGCATTCCACGGGGCCCATCCAATCCACGCCGTTGGTGCGAAACCCCGAATCCAATCACTACTACCTTTCGCTCAAGGGCATCACCGTGGGCAAGAGGCGGCTGCCGTTCGACGCGTCGGCGTTCGCGCTCAAGGGCGACGGCTCCGGCGGGACGATCATCGACTCCGGCTCGGCCCTGACGAGCGTCCCGGAGGCCGTGTACCAGAGCCTCGTGGAGGCGTTCGAGTCGCAGGTGCCGCTGCCTGTCAACAAAAACAACACCGACGAGCACGATGGCTTGCTGTGCTTCACCGTCTCGCCGAAGAAGAAGGAGACCGCCATGCCGAAGCTGATCCTCCACCTGGAGGGCGCGGAGTGGGAGCTTCCACGGGAGAACTACGTGCTGTACACCGAGGAGGACGGGCTGTGCGTGGTGATAAGTTCCGCGGGCGAGGACAGCAGGTCGCTCATCGGCAACTTCCAGCAGCAGAACACGCACATCATCTACGACCTGGAGCACAATATGTTGGTGTTCGTGCCCGCGCGCTGCGACAAGCTGTGA